In Humulus lupulus chromosome 7, drHumLupu1.1, whole genome shotgun sequence, the following are encoded in one genomic region:
- the LOC133790276 gene encoding ribosome biogenesis protein BOP1 homolog, whose amino-acid sequence MVRAGKDTKKSSMANSENSLKQKRKMAKEVEDDTKNTKTEQEQPTVSHSDSDTDSDFDSDYDANSLEDNDSESEEYGSLRDSESGESDFSEDQDNINTSNGDGLADDHSHENRSDSSDAHPGVEESDSSEDEVAPRNTIGDVPLVWYRDEKHIGYDISGKKIKKKEKEDKLQSFLASADDSKNWRKIYDEYNDEVVELKKKETKLISRLLEGKAPDADFDPYAPYVDWFKWDGAKHPLSNAPEPKRRFTRSKSEDKMVVRYRRAIRKGLIKFDEPKEEPSVYLLWGDESNSNEKSGHLAYIPAPKPKLPGHEESYNPSKEYIPTQEEINAYQLMFEEDRPKFIPKSFTSMRNIPAYENAVKESFERCLDLYLCPRVRKKRINIDPESLKPKLPSRKDLRPYPTSCYLEYRGHTDAVLSISVDPSGQWIASGSLDGTARVWEIESGRCLKVWSFDEAVKCVSWNPVRELSILAASTGADVYILNTDLGNGEEQERIRELLLVKTPTPSDDSDNTVSIASWHQDDKHHGIRLKHFKTVSSIEWHRKGDYLSAVMPAGESRAIVIHQISKKITQRIPFKLHGLPVTSVFHPTRSIFFIATKKNVRVYELVKQKLVKKLETGLREISSIAIHPAGDNVIVGSREGKLCWFDMDLSSQPYKTLKCHPKDITGVAFHRSYPLFASCSDDCTAYVFHGTVYSDLNQNPLIVPLEILRGHKTSNGRGVMDCKFHPRQPWLFTAGADSLIKLYCH is encoded by the exons ATGGTGAGGGCGGGCAAGGACACCAAGAAGAGCTCAATGGCGAATTCAGAGAACTCACTCAAGCAGAAGCGCAAAATGGCCAAGGAGGTCGAAGACGATACCAAGAACACGAAGACTGAGCAAGAACAACCAACTGTCTCTCATTCCGATTCCGACACCGACTCCGACTTTGACTCTGATTATGATGCC AATTCCTTGGAAGATAATGACTCAGAGTCAGAGGAGTATGGATCATTGAGGGACTCAGAAAGTGGAGAAAGTGATTTTTCCGAAGATCAG GACAACATCAACACCAGCAATGGCGATGGTTTGGCTGATGATCATAGTCATGAGAACCGAAGTGATAGCTCTGATGCTCATCCAGGAGTTGAAGAGAGTGATTCTTCTGAAGATGAG GTTGCTCCTCGAAATACAATTGGAGATGTGCCCTTGGTGTGGTATCGGGATGAAAAACATATTGGTTATGACATTTCTGGGAAAaagataaaaaagaaagaaaaagaagataaaTTACAGTCTTTCCTTGCGAGTGCAGATGATTCCAAAAATTG GCGCAAAATTTATGATGAGTATAATGATGAGGTTGTAGAACTCAAAAAGAAAGAGACCAAACTTATTAGTAGATTGCTTGAAGGAAAGGCACCAGATGCTGACTTTGATCCATATGCG CCTTATGTTGACTGGTTCAAATGGGATGGTGCGAAACATCCCCTTTCAAATGCACCTGAACCCAAGAGACGCTTCACTCGTTCAAAGAGCGAAGATAAAATG GTTGTTCGCTATCGTCGGGCTATTCGTAAGGGGTTGATTAAATTTGACGAGCCTAAAGAAGAACCATCTGTCTACCTCTTGTGGGGAGATGAATCCAACTCTAACGAAAAGTCTGGGCATTTAGCTTATATTCCTGCGCCGAAGCCGAAATTGCCAG GTCATGAAGAGTCATACAATCCCTCTAAAGAATATATCCCTACACAAGAAGAGATTAATGCTTATCAGTTAATGTTTGAGGAAGACCGACCTAAATTTATACCTAAAAG TTTTACATCGATGAGAAACATCCCTGCATATGAGAATGCTGTCAAGGAGTCTTTCGAACGATGCTTGGATCTTTACTTGTGCCCCAGAGTGCGGAAGAAAAGA ATAAATATTGATCCCGAATCTCTGAAACCCAAGCTACCAAGTCGGAAAGATCTTAGGCCGTACCCTACATCATGCTATCTTGAGTATAGAGGTCATACAGATGCAGTTTTGTCTATTTCAGTTGACCCTTCAGGGCAATGGATTGCTTCAG GTTCATTGGATGGAACGGCGCGTGTTTGGGAGATTGAGAGTGGTAGATGTCTTAAAGTCTGGAGTTTTGATGAAGCCGTGAAATGCGTCTCATGGAATCCTGTGCGGGAGCTTTCTATACTGGCTGCCTCTAC gGGAGCCGATGTATATATTTTGAACACTGATCTAGGAAATGGAGAAGAACAGGAAAGAATAAGGGAGCTTCTCCTGGTCAAGACACCCACACCATCAGATGACTCTG ACAACACTGTGTCCATTGCAAGCTGGCATCAAGATGACAAACATCATGGAATCAGATTGAAACATTTTAAG ACTGTCTCTTCAATAGAATGGCATCGCAAAGGAGACTACCTTTCGGCAGTAATGCCAGCAG GCGAATCAAGGGCTATTGTCATTCACCAGATTTCTAAGAAAATAACTCAAAGAATTCCATTCAAGTTACACGGGCTTCCAGTCACTTCAGTTTTCCACCCCACCCGTTCGATTTTCTTCATTGCAACAAAAAAGAATGTTCGTGTTTACGAGTTAGTTAAGCAAAAGCTCGTTAAAAAGCTTGAGACTGGACTCCGTGAAATTTCCAGCATTGCAATTCATCCAGCTG GTGACAATGTAATTGTGGGGAGCAGAGAAGGAAAGCTGTGTTGGTTTGACATGGATCTTTCATCTCAACCTTACAAAACTCTGAA GTGCCATCCCAAAGACATAACGGGTGTGGCCTTCCATCGTTCATACCCCTTATTTGCATCGTGCTCTGATGACTGTACCGCTTATGTTTTCCATGGCACGGTTTATTCAGATCTTAATCAGAATCCTCTGATTGTTCCGCTGGAAATTCTTAGAGGACATAAAACCTCAAATGGTAGAG GTGTGATGGACTGTAAGTTCCATCCAAGGCAGCCATGGTTGTTCACCGCCGGTGCTGATTCATTGATTAAACTGTACTGTCATTAA